The Streptomyces armeniacus genomic interval GTACGGGCGCCGGGGCCCGTACGGTGCCCGCGCCGCGGGTACGGGTCCGGGCGCGCGTACGGGCCGGTGCCCGCGTACGGGCCGCCGCCGCGCCCTCCGCCCTCGTACACCACGCCGGTTCCGGCCTCAGCCCGCGGAACAGCGCGGCAGTTCGGACGTCTTGTCGTCCCGGATCTTCTTCATCGCGTCCATCGCGTCGCTCATCGTGTCGACCTTCACCAGCGTCAGTCCGTCCGGCGTGTGGGCGGCGGCCGCGGAGCAGTTGCCCTTCGGGGTGAGGAAGAACTCCGCACCCTTCTCGCGCGCCGCGACGGTCTTCATCTGGATGCCGCCGATCGCGCCGATCTTCCCGTCGGCGTCGATCGTGCCGGTGCCCGCCACGAACGCGCCGCCGGTCAGGTCGCTCTTGGTGAGCTTGTCCACGATGCCGAGGGCGAACATCAGCCCGGCGCTCGGCCCGCCGACGTCCGCGAGCGTGATGTTGATGGGGAACGGGAACGTGTGCGCCGTCCCCGGCTGTATGCCGACCAGTGCGCGCCCGTCGTCGGGCGCCTTCTTCGTCGGCACCGTGATCCGCTTCCCCTCCAGCGTGTTCGGGTCCTTCTTGGCCTTCTCGGCCGCCTCCGCCTCGTCCGCCGGGACGATCGTGAACCCGACGTCCTCCCCCGGCTCGTGCTTGGTCACCAGCTTGCCCACGTCCTGTGGGTTCTTGACCGGCTTCCCGTCCACGGCCTTGATCACGTCGCCGGCGTGCAACGTGCCGTGCGAGGCACCGTCCTTGACCACCGACTGCACGACGACGCGGGTCGCCACCTTCTTGCCCAGTGCCTTGAGCGCCGCGACCTTCGCGCTCTCCTGCGACCGGCTGAACTCCTCCGCGTTCTCCTCGTCCACCTCTTCCGCCGACTTGTCCGTCGGGTAGAGCGTCGAGTGCGGCACCACCGCGTTGTCGTCGGCGAGCCAGCCGTAGACGGCCTCGAAGAGGTTCATCCGGTACTCGGAGCCGGTGACCCGTACGGTCGTCATGTTCAGATGACCACTTGTCTTGTTCCCGGAGTCTTCCTTGCCGGGAAAGCTGAGCACCTGCTCGCCCTTCACCGTGCCCAGCGTGTTGTACGTGGGGCCGGGCGACATGGCGGAGTACGGCACTTTGATCAGCACGGCGGCGCAGAGCACGGCTATCAGGAGCAGCGTGGACGCAAGCATGGTCGCGGTGCGGCGTGGCATGCCGAAACAGTACGGGACGGGTACGTCAGCGGGCTTCCCGGGCCGGTCCGTCCGGGGCACCGCGCACCGGGACGACGGCGGCCGGGACGCGGTCCGGTGAAGCGTCGGGGGCGAGAGCGGAATCCCATGCGGGACCGGCGGAACGCTCCATGGCCTCCCGGAAGCGTTCGTATCCGGCCACACCGTCCGCGTCGGGCACGATCGTGCGGCGCCGGGCGGCGAGACCGCCCCATACGCTCGCGACCACACCCGCCGCCACCGGAATCAGCAGCCAGAGGAGAGCCGCCATCGAGTCCTCCTGTTGCGCTTCATTGAGCTGCGTCAACCGGAACGACCGGCTGATGAGCAGGTTAACCTTCGCAGGTTCCAACGCTGTTACCGGCCTGCCGGTCACGCAACCGGAACGCGTCCGCTCGGGTCGCCACGGCTCAACGAATCGCTACGCCGCCTTACGAGGGCTACGCCCCCACCCATTCTTCCGTCCCGTCCGTGAAGCTCTGGTGCTTCCAGATTGGGAGTTCGTGCTTCAGGTCGTCGATCAGGCGGCGGCACGCGTCGAACGCCTCTGCCCGGTGCGGGCAGGACACCGCCACGATCACCGCGAGGTCCCCTACCTCCAGGTCCCCGACCCGGTGTACGGCGGCCAGCGCCCGTACCGGGAAGTCCGCC includes:
- a CDS encoding YlbL family protein, whose translation is MPRRTATMLASTLLLIAVLCAAVLIKVPYSAMSPGPTYNTLGTVKGEQVLSFPGKEDSGNKTSGHLNMTTVRVTGSEYRMNLFEAVYGWLADDNAVVPHSTLYPTDKSAEEVDEENAEEFSRSQESAKVAALKALGKKVATRVVVQSVVKDGASHGTLHAGDVIKAVDGKPVKNPQDVGKLVTKHEPGEDVGFTIVPADEAEAAEKAKKDPNTLEGKRITVPTKKAPDDGRALVGIQPGTAHTFPFPINITLADVGGPSAGLMFALGIVDKLTKSDLTGGAFVAGTGTIDADGKIGAIGGIQMKTVAAREKGAEFFLTPKGNCSAAAAHTPDGLTLVKVDTMSDAMDAMKKIRDDKTSELPRCSAG